One Gemmatimonadota bacterium genomic window carries:
- a CDS encoding CocE/NonD family hydrolase: protein MNDGVTLAADVIRPEQGEPVPALLIVSPYSRTPIQSRAAAWAGRGYAVVFVDSRGTFDSGGEYYPYVNEGRDAYDIQQWIGQQPWSDGKVGMWGKSYPAFIELLSAPFGSPHLQAVIPVSSQSDNFSSIWYSNGLLNLGIAFFGAMYLGGRFATIDPEAINWMELVTRLPLKGTLAEEGLGSGFVADVIRHSTYDDFWPAMSLRHRYGEMDVPALHVGGWYDPNVHETIFNFTKMREQSQSEHARRWQHLIVGPWTHANREIWFPAVSAPAEAWDGRLGDVEFGPDAAMDHENQHLRWFDYHLKGIDNGLEHDAPIRIFVMGENVWRDEWEWPLSRAIPTRSYLHSRQSARTRVGDGRLSAEPPVDETPDTYLYDPRNPVPTWGGSVCCTGALAPGGPLDQRVNQGRQDVLVFSSDPLDADTEVTGAIVLQLFFSTNVPDTDFFATVSDVYPDGRAVLISQGTLRTRFRESLTDPTMLTPGEVHEVTLTFSETSNVFKAGHRIRLHITSSDFPRFDRNLNTAKPVGEGTEADIRVAEQVVYHDAERPSSLLLPVIPQR, encoded by the coding sequence ATGAACGACGGCGTCACGCTCGCCGCCGACGTCATTCGACCGGAGCAAGGGGAGCCCGTTCCCGCTCTCCTCATCGTTAGCCCCTACAGCCGAACGCCCATCCAGAGCCGAGCCGCGGCCTGGGCAGGGCGCGGGTACGCGGTAGTCTTCGTGGATTCACGTGGGACGTTCGACTCTGGGGGAGAGTATTACCCCTACGTCAACGAGGGCCGGGACGCATATGATATCCAGCAGTGGATTGGACAGCAGCCGTGGTCAGACGGCAAAGTGGGGATGTGGGGTAAGTCTTATCCTGCTTTCATCGAACTCCTCTCGGCGCCCTTTGGGAGCCCGCATCTTCAGGCCGTCATCCCGGTCTCATCCCAATCGGACAACTTCTCCAGCATATGGTATTCGAACGGACTTCTAAACCTGGGCATTGCCTTTTTCGGTGCTATGTATCTGGGTGGGCGGTTCGCTACGATCGATCCCGAGGCGATCAACTGGATGGAGTTGGTGACCCGCCTCCCACTGAAAGGCACGCTGGCTGAAGAGGGATTGGGTTCGGGATTCGTGGCGGATGTCATCCGGCACTCGACGTACGACGACTTCTGGCCCGCGATGAGCCTACGACACCGCTACGGAGAAATGGACGTTCCCGCCCTCCACGTCGGGGGCTGGTACGACCCCAACGTGCACGAGACCATTTTCAATTTCACGAAGATGCGCGAGCAGTCCCAGTCAGAGCACGCGCGCCGCTGGCAGCATTTGATCGTAGGCCCCTGGACCCATGCCAACCGCGAGATCTGGTTCCCGGCGGTCTCCGCGCCGGCGGAGGCCTGGGATGGGCGCCTTGGTGACGTCGAGTTCGGCCCGGATGCCGCCATGGACCATGAGAACCAGCACCTCCGCTGGTTCGACTACCATCTCAAAGGAATCGACAACGGACTGGAGCACGATGCGCCGATCCGGATCTTCGTCATGGGAGAGAACGTCTGGCGGGACGAGTGGGAGTGGCCCCTATCCCGTGCTATCCCGACGCGTTCTTACCTGCACAGCCGGCAGTCGGCGCGGACTCGCGTGGGCGACGGTCGGCTGAGCGCCGAACCTCCAGTGGACGAAACGCCGGATACGTACCTGTACGACCCTCGGAATCCGGTCCCCACGTGGGGCGGCTCCGTGTGCTGTACCGGAGCACTTGCACCGGGTGGCCCCCTCGACCAGCGAGTGAATCAGGGCAGGCAGGACGTGCTGGTGTTCTCGAGCGACCCCCTCGATGCGGACACCGAAGTAACCGGGGCCATTGTGCTTCAGCTCTTTTTCTCCACGAACGTACCCGACACGGACTTCTTCGCGACGGTTTCAGATGTGTACCCGGACGGTCGAGCCGTCCTGATTTCCCAGGGAACGCTTCGGACGCGGTTTCGGGAGTCCCTCACCGATCCCACCATGCTGACTCCAGGTGAGGTCCACGAGGTGACCCTCACGTTCTCGGAGACCAGCAATGTCTTCAAGGCCGGGCATCGTATCCGGCTTCACATCACCAGCAGCGACTTCCCGCGTTTCGATCGGAACCTCAACACCGCGAAACCGGTGGGCGAAGGAACAGAGGCCGACATCCGCGTCGCCGAGCAGGTCGTATACCACGATGCGGAGCGCCCGTCGTCGCTCCTGCTACCCGTGATTCCGCAACGCTGA